In Planctomycetota bacterium, the DNA window GTCCTGCGGTCCCGGCTGGGTTCCGATTGCTCGGACAGCCTTGCGGATGTCGCGGCCTCGTCCGTCCAGTCGTGGCGGGGGCAGCCCGCGACTACCGCGGTCCAGCGGCTCGGCCCCGACCTGCTCCTGGTGTACGGAACCTCGATCGTCCCCGATGTTGTCCTGGGGCACGCCCGGGTGATTGCACTGAACATGCACACCGGCGTGTCGCCTCGGTACCGGGGTGCGGATTGTGCATTCTGGCCCCTGGCGAACAGGGAGCCCCAGTGGCTCGGCGCGAGCGTTCACCAGTGCACCTCGAGGCTCGATGGCGGCCGCTTATTCGAGACCTCTCGCGCCAATCTGGAGCGGGTCTCGTGCGTCCACTCGGCCTTTGCCGAGTGCGTGATAGCCGGATCGCAGATCTACGCGCAGGTCGTCGGGCAACTCGTGGCTGGAGAGCAGGTGTCCTCGATCGAGCAGGATCTCGCAACCGGCAGGGAGTACAGATCCTTCATGCGGGGCCTGAGTGCCGAAGTCAGAGCGCGGATCTTTGTTCGGTCGCTGCGCACCGGGCGGCGTGCAGCGAGATGAAGGCGTCCGAGCAGTGCAGGTACGGGCAGCGTGGTGCCCGTGGCCTCCGAGAATATCCCTGAGCGCCCGCGCGCCCGGAGCACACCACTCCGGATAGAGAACCATGGCGTCGACCGAATTCGCGTGCGTCGCGGTCCGACCGATCTCAACTCCTGGTTTGTGCCGACCAATTCCGAACGTCGGTGCGGCTGGTCCGACCTCGTGGCTCGGGAGCTTTCGTGGCTGGTCCCGGCCACTTCACGCATCCTCATCTGCAAAGAACGCTTCAAGCCTGGAGCCACATGTTTGGTATCTGTCCTCGGTCTAGTCGCCCCGGAGCGGGATCGATGATCGTCCGGTCCGATGATCCTGCGAACCGCGGCGGCGACCGATAGAAGCTCAGCGGACGCCCGGGGCTCTCGGTCTATGCTCCGGCGGGGCGGAGCGGGAGAGTTTTGGGAGACTCGGGGCGCGACCGCGGCTGCAGAGAGCGACTCCGTGACCGGCGATGCCTCCCCCCAAGCCATGCCTCCCGCTCCCGTCGCGCCGGCGGCCGTTGATCGCTTCGGCCCGTCGCTGTCCGCCACCGATCGCAAGGCCGATCTGAATCGCCGTGCCGCCCGAGGCGGCGTGGTCACGCTCTCGGGCCAGGCGCTGCGGCTGATCGTCCAGATCGGTTCGACGATGGTGCTCGCGCGGCTGCTCACCCCGGGCGACTTCGGCTTGGTCGCGATGGGGCTGACGGCCACGAGCTTCGCGATGGTCTTCAAGGACGCAGGCCTGAGCATCGCGACCATCCAGCGGGCCGAGGTCTCCCACGAACAGATCTCGAACCTCTTCTGGGCCAACGTGGTGATCTCGGCGGCGCTTATGCTGGTGGTGGCGGCGCTCTCGCCGCTCGTGGCGATGTTCTACCAGCAACCCGCCCTCATCGGCGTGACCACCGGGCTGTCCCTCGTGTTCGTGTTCGGCGGTCTGGCCGTGCAGCACAAGGCCATATTGACCCGGCAGATGCGCTTCGGTGCGCTCACGGGCGTGGTGATCGGCTCGCAGGCGGGCGGGGTTGCCGTCGCGATCGCCATGGCGATCGCCGGCTTTGGCTACTGGTCGCTGGTCGGCCTGGCGGTGGGACAGGCCGCCGTCGAGTGCGTGCTGGTCTGGCTGCTGTGCGATTGGAAGCCCGGCCGCCCGCAGCGGGGCGTGGGCACCAAGTCGATGATCCACTTCGGTAGCTTCCTGACGGCCTTCAACGTGCTGAATTATGCAACTCGGAACGCCGACAACGTGATGCTGGGC includes these proteins:
- a CDS encoding formyltransferase family protein, with protein sequence MTTQPVQTVVLLTRDGLEHRYVAAKLREVCPELVIILESGGPSRRWHRFAKLPLRVQVSRLCRKCLLKLLRDAPRREAVLRSRLGSDCSDSLADVAASSVQSWRGQPATTAVQRLGPDLLLVYGTSIVPDVVLGHARVIALNMHTGVSPRYRGADCAFWPLANREPQWLGASVHQCTSRLDGGRLFETSRANLERVSCVHSAFAECVIAGSQIYAQVVGQLVAGEQVSSIEQDLATGREYRSFMRGLSAEVRARIFVRSLRTGRRAAR